In one window of Chryseobacterium viscerum DNA:
- the truB gene encoding tRNA pseudouridine(55) synthase TruB has product MTAEELKSGYIFLLDKPLDWTSFQAVNKMKYKLKREFDLPKKFKIGHAGTLDPRATGLLIVCCGKFTKKIPEIQDAPKEYWTEIKIGVQTESYDTEKPEILHQDISYITEEQVKEVLEKFVGEIEQKPPIYSAIKIDGERAYNLARAGEEVEMKARKTTIHYIKDIKIDFPLVSFMVGCSKGTYIRSLAHDIGQELGVGAYLTQLRRTKIGDYAIENATDQFLNNEYRFESL; this is encoded by the coding sequence ATGACTGCTGAAGAACTGAAATCAGGATACATTTTTTTATTGGATAAGCCTTTGGACTGGACTTCCTTCCAGGCTGTCAATAAAATGAAATACAAACTTAAAAGGGAGTTTGATCTTCCTAAAAAATTTAAAATCGGGCATGCAGGGACTTTAGATCCCAGAGCAACAGGGCTTCTTATTGTGTGCTGCGGAAAATTCACCAAGAAAATTCCTGAAATCCAGGATGCTCCCAAAGAATACTGGACGGAGATTAAGATTGGAGTACAGACAGAATCCTATGATACTGAAAAGCCTGAAATTCTTCATCAGGATATCTCCTATATTACCGAAGAACAGGTAAAAGAAGTGCTGGAAAAATTTGTTGGCGAAATTGAACAGAAACCACCCATTTATTCAGCCATTAAAATTGATGGTGAAAGAGCTTACAACCTTGCAAGAGCTGGGGAAGAAGTAGAAATGAAGGCCAGAAAAACAACCATTCATTACATTAAGGATATTAAAATAGATTTTCCTTTAGTAAGTTTCATGGTAGGATGTTCAAAAGGAACATACATCAGAAGTCTTGCACATGATATAGGGCAGGAGTTGGGAGTAGGAGCCTATCTGACTCAGTTAAGACGCACCAAAATCGGTGACTATGCTATTGAAAATGCTACAGATCAGTTCTTGAATAACGAGTACAGATTTGAAAGTTTATGA
- a CDS encoding undecaprenyl-diphosphate phosphatase — MDLIKAIIIAIVEGLTEYLPISSTAHMGFTANLMGLEETEFLKMFQVSIQFGAILSVVVAYWKKFFDLNNIQFYFKLAFAVVPALVLGYLFDDKIEAVLGNQIAISSVLVLGGVILLFADKWFKNPKIDDEKGITIRNAVTIGFWQCLAMMPGTSRSAASIIGGMAQGLTRKAAAEFSFFLAVPTMLAVTVYSVFVKTWGKETPNPQKGYEMIMSSQDHIMIFVVGNVVAFIVALIAIKAFIGVLNKYGFKPWGWYRIFVGVALLIYFYFFK, encoded by the coding sequence ATGGATTTAATCAAAGCAATTATTATTGCCATCGTAGAAGGGTTGACAGAATATCTTCCGATTTCTTCTACTGCACACATGGGATTTACAGCTAACCTGATGGGGCTTGAAGAAACAGAATTTTTAAAAATGTTTCAGGTATCCATTCAGTTTGGAGCCATTTTATCGGTGGTAGTGGCATACTGGAAAAAGTTTTTTGACTTAAATAATATTCAGTTCTATTTTAAACTTGCTTTTGCCGTAGTTCCTGCACTGGTTTTAGGATATTTATTCGATGATAAAATTGAAGCTGTACTTGGAAATCAGATCGCTATTTCTTCAGTTTTGGTTTTAGGAGGTGTCATTTTACTGTTTGCTGACAAATGGTTTAAAAATCCGAAGATTGATGATGAAAAAGGAATTACCATAAGAAATGCAGTGACCATTGGTTTCTGGCAGTGTCTCGCGATGATGCCGGGTACAAGCCGTAGTGCGGCTTCTATTATTGGAGGAATGGCACAGGGACTTACCAGAAAAGCTGCTGCAGAATTTTCTTTCTTTCTTGCTGTACCTACGATGCTGGCAGTAACTGTGTATTCAGTTTTTGTTAAAACCTGGGGAAAAGAAACTCCAAACCCACAGAAAGGATATGAAATGATTATGTCTTCGCAGGATCACATTATGATCTTTGTAGTAGGAAATGTTGTCGCGTTTATCGTAGCACTTATCGCTATCAAAGCATTCATCGGAGTGCTTAATAAATACGGATTTAAACCTTGGGGCTGGTACCGTATTTTTGTTGGAGTTGCCCTGTTGATTTACTTTTATTTCTTTAAATAA
- a CDS encoding DUF3098 domain-containing protein yields MSKKTNKFSASDFGHEAEVPQENAFYFGPQNFKWMLIGLAFIVIGFLLMMGPDANTVDGKFDPNSWNDDIFSMRRIRIAPLFVVIGFVIEVYAILKRK; encoded by the coding sequence ATGAGCAAAAAAACAAATAAATTTTCCGCTTCAGACTTTGGACATGAAGCTGAAGTACCACAGGAAAACGCTTTCTATTTCGGACCGCAGAATTTCAAGTGGATGCTGATAGGACTGGCATTTATTGTCATAGGATTTCTACTGATGATGGGCCCGGATGCCAATACGGTAGATGGTAAATTTGACCCGAACTCATGGAATGATGATATCTTTTCTATGAGAAGAATCAGGATAGCACCTCTGTTTGTTGTTATAGGATTTGTAATAGAAGTATACGCTATCTTAAAAAGAAAATAA
- a CDS encoding cell division protein FtsX: MAKSVDEFNKKRLRSSNITVVISIALVLFLLGLMGLILINAQKYSDYIKEQLVVNAYFDENYDAKDSVKIAKLEEETFKKVQTLAPVKKATYISRDMAAKEAKKSMGIDSDALFEENIFPSSIEVALKPEFVDPAKIDEAIKEIKSVPGIIDVKNDSTLMVDVYNNLSRILKWILGFSILFLVLAVVLINNSIRLKIFSKRFIIKTMQLVGAKRRFILKPFIIEAIILGAIGSVIGLIALGGVWYYFTSQIGSAFVQDNNQYFWLVILVLGVGVFISVLSTIFATWRFLKSNVDDLYYS; encoded by the coding sequence ATGGCTAAATCTGTAGATGAATTTAATAAGAAAAGGCTTCGGTCCAGCAATATTACAGTAGTGATAAGTATTGCCTTAGTGTTATTTTTGTTAGGATTAATGGGGCTTATTTTAATTAATGCCCAGAAATATTCTGACTATATCAAAGAACAATTGGTGGTGAACGCCTACTTTGATGAAAATTATGATGCTAAAGATTCTGTAAAAATTGCAAAACTGGAGGAAGAAACTTTTAAAAAGGTACAGACTCTAGCTCCAGTAAAAAAAGCAACCTATATTTCAAGAGACATGGCTGCAAAAGAAGCCAAGAAAAGTATGGGAATTGACAGTGATGCATTGTTTGAAGAAAATATTTTCCCTTCTTCTATTGAAGTTGCTTTAAAACCGGAATTTGTGGATCCAGCAAAAATTGATGAAGCTATCAAAGAGATCAAATCAGTTCCCGGAATTATCGATGTTAAAAATGACAGTACTTTGATGGTGGATGTTTACAATAACCTGAGCAGAATCTTAAAGTGGATCTTAGGATTTTCAATTCTGTTTCTGGTATTGGCGGTTGTTTTGATCAACAACTCTATCCGTCTGAAAATATTCTCGAAGAGATTTATTATTAAAACAATGCAGCTGGTAGGAGCGAAAAGAAGATTTATTCTTAAACCCTTCATCATTGAAGCTATAATTTTAGGAGCTATTGGTTCTGTAATTGGTCTTATTGCTTTAGGTGGTGTCTGGTATTATTTCACGAGCCAGATTGGTTCCGCTTTCGTACAGGACAACAACCAGTACTTCTGGTTAGTGATCCTGGTATTGGGAGTAGGAGTTTTTATCTCTGTCTTAAGTACAATTTTCGCTACATGGAGGTTCTTAAAATCAAACGTTGACGATTTATATTACTCTTAA
- the rsmA gene encoding 16S rRNA (adenine(1518)-N(6)/adenine(1519)-N(6))-dimethyltransferase RsmA: protein MSVKAKKHLGQHFLTDENIARKIVEGLSFENYNNIMEVGPGMGVLTKYLLEKDQNIYLAEIDTESIEYLKKNYTKVTEETFVGDFLKQDFSFIKDDQIAIIGNFPYNISSQILFQIVDHYQLIPEMVGMFQKEVAERTAAVPRTKDYGILSVLIQAYYDVSYMFTVHENVFNPPPKVKSGVIRLTRNPKEGLAGNEILFKQIVKTGFNQRRKKLSNALKSLNIPEALKGHEFLDKRAEELSVADFIHFANLWKENQ from the coding sequence TTGAGTGTAAAAGCAAAAAAACATCTTGGACAGCACTTCCTGACAGATGAAAACATCGCAAGAAAAATCGTAGAAGGTCTTAGTTTTGAGAACTATAATAATATTATGGAAGTAGGTCCCGGAATGGGAGTTCTTACCAAATATCTTCTTGAAAAAGATCAGAACATTTACCTTGCAGAGATCGATACTGAGTCTATCGAATACCTGAAAAAAAATTATACAAAGGTTACTGAAGAGACTTTTGTGGGAGATTTCCTGAAACAGGACTTCAGTTTTATCAAAGATGATCAGATTGCCATCATTGGTAATTTCCCCTATAATATCTCTTCTCAGATCCTGTTTCAGATTGTAGATCATTATCAGCTGATCCCGGAAATGGTAGGTATGTTCCAGAAAGAGGTGGCTGAGAGAACGGCAGCTGTTCCGAGAACTAAAGATTACGGTATTCTTTCTGTTCTGATACAGGCTTATTATGATGTATCTTATATGTTTACGGTACATGAGAACGTCTTCAATCCACCACCAAAAGTAAAATCAGGGGTAATCCGTCTTACAAGAAATCCTAAAGAAGGTCTTGCAGGCAACGAAATTCTTTTTAAGCAGATTGTAAAAACAGGATTCAACCAGAGAAGAAAAAAATTGTCTAATGCATTGAAATCCTTAAATATTCCTGAAGCTTTAAAAGGTCATGAATTTTTAGATAAAAGAGCGGAAGAGCTTAGTGTAGCAGATTTTATACACTTCGCCAATCTCTGGAAAGAAAATCAATAA
- a CDS encoding choice-of-anchor L domain-containing protein — MRRYLPLCLFFLVISTFLFSQDLPPRKPLKETPTAASRRAGVFIDVNAPQYPETAYTIEKMVKDVLISSGTNTCLTPNVTNVKITPNHAASDANRAWGYFHKATTNFPFKDGLILSTGYARRAGNSFEGGLSDVNGGGSDADLAQVIGVVENRLNDAVLLEFDFVPTTSQIKFNYLIASEEYTGSFPCTFADAFAILLKPTSGGPYVNMAVLPGGAGPVSITNIHPAVPGSCGAVNEQYFAGYNTGNVETNFAGRTIPLTATATVVAGQQYHFKMVIADYSDHSYDSAVFLEGGSFNIGVDLLDPAGTKLPSDINVCDNVPQVITASVNDPNLVYQWYYNGAPVPNATTNTITAIQPGTYTIEVSVPGNPCPGKATIQIHGGTTPQAQDATLLLCTTPDITTFDLSTITSTISPTPGAIFKFYVNQADAIAQNNNYIQTPLNYNGNDGQILYVVVSNGGFCSKMVELKLLKEVTPTAKVKASRIKICPGESVTLTAEGGDTYLWSNFMGTGNMQTVTLYQTTTFTVYAIGAKGCKSLNPATIRIEVTPEITSPLKDVEMCIGDKVTLDAGAGQGFKYLWSTGATTQKIDVDQWGIYSVEVDNGICKKIFEAKVMGAATPFVTALSYESIKKTVTITAENPPMNNMPSTLEYSIDNGISWQDSNVFTNLLDNTNYTVLVRRVGTHCVGSLEFFTLQINNIITPNEDGINDVLDLKALGDFKNFTGSIYDRYGVEMFRFSKENPIWDGTVGGKRLPTATYWYKFNFEYPRSKAQMNWSGWIMLKNRN, encoded by the coding sequence ATGAGAAGATATCTACCGCTTTGTTTATTTTTTTTAGTCATCTCGACTTTTTTATTTTCACAAGATCTGCCACCAAGGAAACCCCTAAAGGAAACTCCTACAGCAGCCTCCAGAAGAGCAGGTGTTTTTATTGACGTGAATGCTCCACAGTACCCTGAAACTGCTTACACTATTGAAAAAATGGTTAAAGATGTATTGATCTCATCCGGGACCAATACCTGTCTTACTCCCAATGTAACCAATGTGAAGATTACTCCTAATCATGCTGCAAGTGATGCAAACAGAGCATGGGGTTATTTTCATAAGGCGACAACCAATTTCCCTTTTAAAGACGGGCTTATTCTTTCCACAGGTTACGCAAGAAGAGCTGGTAACAGTTTTGAAGGTGGACTGAGTGATGTCAACGGTGGAGGATCAGATGCTGATCTTGCACAGGTGATTGGAGTAGTGGAAAACAGATTGAATGATGCTGTTCTTTTGGAATTTGACTTCGTTCCTACGACAAGTCAGATTAAATTTAATTATCTGATTGCATCCGAAGAATACACAGGTTCATTTCCATGTACCTTTGCAGATGCATTTGCGATCTTATTGAAACCTACTTCGGGTGGACCTTATGTGAATATGGCTGTACTTCCCGGAGGTGCAGGACCTGTAAGTATTACGAATATCCACCCTGCAGTACCAGGCAGCTGTGGAGCGGTAAATGAACAATATTTTGCCGGATATAACACAGGTAACGTGGAAACCAATTTTGCAGGAAGAACAATTCCGTTGACAGCTACAGCAACTGTAGTAGCAGGGCAGCAGTACCACTTCAAAATGGTAATTGCCGATTATAGTGACCACAGTTATGACTCTGCAGTATTTCTGGAAGGAGGATCTTTCAATATTGGAGTAGACCTTTTAGACCCTGCAGGAACAAAATTACCTTCTGATATCAATGTTTGTGATAATGTGCCTCAGGTAATCACAGCTTCTGTGAATGACCCTAACCTTGTTTATCAGTGGTATTATAATGGTGCACCGGTACCTAATGCTACTACCAACACAATTACAGCGATACAGCCGGGTACTTATACTATTGAAGTAAGTGTTCCGGGGAATCCATGTCCGGGTAAAGCTACTATTCAGATCCATGGAGGAACTACTCCGCAGGCTCAGGATGCTACATTACTGCTTTGTACCACGCCGGATATTACCACTTTTGATTTAAGTACAATTACCTCTACCATCAGCCCGACACCGGGAGCTATTTTTAAGTTCTATGTGAATCAGGCAGATGCAATAGCACAGAACAACAATTATATTCAGACTCCGCTAAACTATAACGGTAATGATGGCCAGATTCTTTATGTGGTGGTTTCCAATGGTGGTTTCTGTAGTAAAATGGTTGAATTGAAATTATTGAAAGAAGTAACCCCAACTGCTAAAGTAAAAGCTTCCAGAATAAAAATCTGTCCGGGAGAATCAGTAACCCTTACTGCTGAAGGAGGAGATACTTACCTATGGAGTAACTTCATGGGAACAGGAAATATGCAGACTGTTACTTTATATCAGACAACAACATTTACAGTATATGCCATTGGAGCAAAAGGTTGTAAATCTCTTAATCCGGCAACAATAAGAATTGAAGTTACTCCTGAAATCACTTCACCATTAAAAGATGTTGAAATGTGTATCGGTGATAAAGTGACTCTTGACGCAGGTGCAGGACAGGGCTTTAAATACCTTTGGAGTACAGGGGCAACAACACAGAAAATTGATGTGGACCAATGGGGTATCTATTCTGTGGAAGTTGATAACGGAATTTGTAAGAAAATTTTTGAAGCTAAAGTAATGGGTGCTGCTACTCCTTTTGTGACTGCATTGAGCTATGAAAGCATCAAGAAAACAGTAACGATCACGGCTGAAAACCCTCCGATGAACAATATGCCAAGTACTTTGGAATATTCTATTGACAACGGAATCAGCTGGCAGGATTCAAACGTGTTTACCAACCTTTTAGACAATACAAATTATACAGTTTTGGTAAGAAGAGTAGGTACACACTGCGTAGGATCTCTAGAATTCTTTACATTACAGATCAACAACATTATTACTCCGAACGAAGACGGAATCAATGATGTTCTGGATCTTAAAGCTCTTGGAGACTTTAAAAACTTTACAGGTTCTATATATGACAGATATGGAGTAGAGATGTTCAGATTCTCAAAAGAAAATCCTATCTGGGACGGAACAGTTGGAGGTAAGAGACTTCCTACAGCAACATACTGGTATAAGTTCAACTTTGAGTATCCAAGATCAAAAGCTCAGATGAACTGGTCAGGATGGATCATGCTGAAAAACAGAAACTAG
- a CDS encoding gliding motility-associated C-terminal domain-containing protein, whose amino-acid sequence MLNRRRGNLFLALFLAFIGNFVLAQNKGRVEIAAKPKAASLRAGVFIDVNAPSYPESGYPITQLINDVLISGGTTCTSSSVSNVTVSPNLPATNQNRSWGYFNKSNTNFPFSKGIILSTGYANKAGNTFQGTLSDDLGTGGDVDLANALGIGNNNLTNATSIEFDFVAASTEITFRYLFASKEYQQNFPCTITDGFALLLKKASDPNYTNLAVLPGGAGAVSVTNIHPQYQNCGPKNEAYYGGTNTAQIETNFNGRTIPLTAKATVIPGETYHFKIVLADYQDPNFDSAVFLEAGSFDIGVKILDPAGVQLPASVNMCDNTPQTFTASVQGPNITYQWYSGTNPIAGATNASYTATQPGVYTVKVYIQGNTCPGEATITVVGGTSPTVQNATLTACYAAGNATFNLTSAQASISTTPGAVFSYYTTLTDANAGNTNTIPTPTAYQSAGGTVYVRVANGFCAKVAQLQLVKAPQMTPTIAPPAVLTCANSQTTLDASASVYPAGATFNWTTTGGNIVSGGTTLNPVINAAGTYTLTITKIYQPGNISCTAVGNVTVTGNSAPPVTGLTASKIKICKGESATLTASGGATYNWGNGLTGNGSTQVVSPTVTTTYTVTAVGANGCVSQNPATITIEVSEPFTAQNAILHKCYQPGLTYNLTEAQPQITTTGGVTFTYYVNQADANAANGNSIATPTTYTPPGGSQTIYVLASNGGCSYVVSLQLLSTAQTTLTIAAPQTITCTTPQITINASASVVPAGSTIAWTTTGGTIVSGGNTLTPVVSAGGTYTLTVTNISQPGNLSCTYTSTVTVQEDKVKPVAAVVSSVPRICIGESVTLTASGGVTYNWGNGLTGNGNTQVVSPTVTTTYTVFAVGANGCISATAASVTVQVGPPIAGLTASKLKICEGESVTLTATGGITYNWVGLTGNGNTQVVTPTVTTEYSVFALGGNGCSSVNPAKVTIEVVPAIVSTLKDVFVCAGDKGTLDAGPGPNYTYLWNTGATTQTITTNVAGTYSVIISNGVCSKTFSAQLINPDLPQFTNVVYDNHILTLTASNPTGGTLEYSIDGGLTWQPSNIFTGILNNTMYTLMVRVKGAKCGTSLDYFTFVISNAITPNMDGVNDTIDFTGISGYKDFAASIFDRYGAEVFKAAKGDVIWTGSLKGINLPTATYWYRVQWENPASKKMEQRSGWILLKNRN is encoded by the coding sequence ATGTTAAATAGGAGGAGAGGAAATTTATTTTTAGCGTTATTTCTGGCTTTCATAGGAAACTTTGTTTTGGCTCAAAATAAAGGGAGGGTAGAAATTGCTGCAAAACCTAAAGCTGCTTCTTTGAGAGCGGGTGTCTTTATTGATGTGAACGCACCAAGTTACCCGGAATCAGGCTATCCTATAACCCAGCTGATCAATGATGTTCTTATATCAGGAGGTACCACTTGTACCAGTTCAAGCGTAAGCAATGTAACCGTATCTCCAAACTTACCTGCTACCAATCAGAACAGAAGCTGGGGATATTTTAATAAATCAAATACCAATTTTCCGTTTAGTAAAGGGATTATACTTTCTACCGGATACGCCAATAAAGCAGGAAATACTTTTCAGGGAACCTTAAGTGATGACCTTGGAACAGGAGGAGATGTAGATCTTGCGAATGCTTTGGGAATCGGGAATAATAACCTGACCAATGCTACCTCAATAGAGTTTGACTTTGTAGCAGCTTCTACTGAAATTACTTTCAGATATTTATTTGCTTCAAAAGAATATCAGCAAAACTTTCCATGTACCATTACAGATGGTTTTGCCTTGCTTCTAAAAAAAGCATCTGATCCTAATTATACCAATCTTGCAGTGCTTCCGGGAGGAGCGGGTGCTGTAAGTGTTACCAATATCCACCCGCAGTATCAAAACTGCGGACCTAAAAATGAAGCCTATTACGGTGGTACAAATACTGCTCAGATTGAAACCAATTTTAATGGGCGTACGATTCCTCTGACAGCAAAAGCAACTGTAATACCAGGAGAAACGTATCATTTTAAAATTGTTCTTGCTGACTATCAGGATCCTAACTTTGATTCTGCAGTATTTCTGGAAGCAGGATCATTCGATATTGGAGTGAAAATTTTGGACCCGGCTGGAGTACAGCTGCCTGCATCTGTAAATATGTGTGACAATACACCACAAACTTTTACAGCTTCTGTACAGGGTCCCAATATTACATATCAGTGGTATTCAGGTACCAATCCGATTGCTGGGGCTACCAATGCAAGCTATACGGCAACTCAACCGGGAGTATATACTGTAAAAGTTTATATTCAGGGGAATACCTGCCCGGGAGAGGCTACCATTACCGTGGTAGGGGGAACATCTCCTACAGTACAGAATGCTACATTAACGGCCTGTTATGCTGCCGGAAATGCTACATTTAATTTAACATCAGCACAGGCTTCAATAAGTACCACTCCGGGAGCTGTGTTTTCATATTATACGACCCTGACAGACGCTAATGCAGGAAATACAAATACAATTCCAACTCCCACAGCTTACCAAAGTGCAGGAGGAACAGTATATGTAAGAGTAGCCAATGGCTTTTGTGCTAAAGTAGCGCAACTGCAATTGGTAAAAGCACCACAAATGACGCCTACTATTGCTCCTCCGGCAGTACTTACCTGTGCTAACTCTCAGACGACATTGGATGCATCGGCTTCCGTTTATCCGGCAGGTGCTACATTCAACTGGACAACCACAGGCGGAAATATTGTTTCGGGGGGTACAACTCTAAATCCTGTTATCAATGCTGCCGGAACCTATACTTTAACCATAACAAAAATATATCAGCCCGGAAATATCAGCTGTACAGCAGTGGGCAATGTGACCGTAACAGGAAACAGTGCTCCACCAGTTACGGGACTTACCGCAAGTAAAATAAAAATCTGTAAAGGAGAATCTGCAACACTTACTGCTTCAGGAGGTGCTACTTATAACTGGGGCAATGGCCTTACCGGAAATGGAAGTACACAGGTTGTTTCTCCTACTGTTACAACTACTTATACTGTAACAGCAGTAGGTGCTAACGGATGCGTGTCTCAAAACCCCGCCACCATAACAATTGAAGTATCAGAACCTTTTACAGCACAAAATGCAATATTGCATAAATGTTATCAGCCAGGATTAACTTATAATCTTACAGAAGCTCAGCCTCAGATCACAACTACAGGAGGAGTTACTTTCACTTACTATGTCAATCAGGCTGATGCCAATGCTGCTAACGGAAACTCTATTGCAACGCCTACAACATATACACCACCGGGAGGAAGCCAGACTATTTATGTATTGGCAAGTAACGGAGGCTGCAGCTATGTAGTATCTCTGCAATTATTAAGCACAGCTCAAACTACTCTTACAATTGCAGCGCCGCAAACGATTACCTGTACAACCCCTCAGATTACAATTAATGCTTCTGCATCTGTAGTACCTGCGGGATCCACTATCGCCTGGACAACAACGGGAGGAACCATCGTGTCCGGAGGGAATACTCTTACCCCAGTTGTAAGTGCTGGTGGAACATATACTTTAACGGTTACTAACATATCACAACCAGGAAACCTGAGCTGTACCTATACTTCAACAGTAACTGTGCAGGAAGATAAAGTAAAACCAGTAGCTGCTGTTGTTTCATCAGTACCTCGTATTTGTATAGGAGAATCTGTAACATTGACAGCTTCGGGAGGGGTAACCTATAACTGGGGTAATGGCCTTACCGGAAACGGAAATACTCAGGTTGTTTCACCTACTGTAACGACAACATATACGGTATTTGCCGTGGGAGCTAATGGTTGTATTTCTGCAACAGCAGCAAGTGTAACAGTTCAGGTTGGCCCACCTATCGCAGGACTTACTGCATCCAAATTAAAAATCTGTGAAGGAGAATCTGTAACATTGACGGCTACAGGAGGAATTACTTATAACTGGGTAGGACTTACAGGAAATGGAAATACACAGGTCGTTACTCCTACTGTAACAACAGAATATTCAGTATTTGCACTGGGAGGAAATGGATGTAGCTCTGTGAATCCGGCTAAAGTTACTATCGAAGTAGTTCCTGCAATTGTTTCTACATTGAAGGATGTATTTGTTTGCGCCGGAGATAAAGGAACTCTTGATGCAGGTCCTGGACCAAATTATACATACTTATGGAATACAGGCGCAACCACTCAGACAATAACGACTAATGTTGCCGGCACTTATTCTGTGATCATCAGTAATGGAGTTTGTTCCAAAACATTCTCTGCTCAGCTGATTAATCCTGATCTGCCACAGTTTACCAACGTTGTATATGATAATCATATTCTTACCCTTACCGCAAGCAATCCAACAGGAGGTACTTTAGAATACTCAATAGACGGAGGGCTGACATGGCAGCCGTCGAATATATTTACCGGTATCCTGAATAATACAATGTATACTCTGATGGTAAGAGTAAAAGGTGCTAAATGCGGTACTTCACTTGACTATTTTACATTCGTTATCAGTAATGCTATTACACCTAATATGGACGGTGTAAATGATACTATAGATTTCACAGGAATCAGCGGATACAAAGATTTTGCAGCTTCTATCTTTGACAGATATGGAGCCGAGGTATTCAAAGCTGCGAAAGGCGATGTTATCTGGACAGGGTCTTTAAAAGGAATTAATCTTCCTACTGCTACTTATTGGTATAGAGTACAGTGGGAAAACCCGGCCAGTAAGAAAATGGAACAACGCTCAGGCTGGATTCTCTTGAAAAACAGAAACTAA